The genomic stretch TGAATGCGGTGAGCCCCAATATTGGTTACCCAAAGGTCACTTCTTACCTATGGCTCGAAAAAAAAGTAGGAACCGATTGGAATCGTGTGAAATCAGATGCTGATTTTGATACAAAATTTGTGTTCCACAAACCTGGATATTTTGACAAAGGCATAGGAAAACTAGATCTTATCTGGGAATCCAGTGATACGGATACGGAAGGAGAATATCGTTTGGTACATGAAGGAATTTACTTACCAAGCGATTTGAAAAAAAATCCTTACCGAGTGGAGTGCCCTTCCTTCCGATTACAATAATCGCAAATCAAAAGGATGTGTCTGTTCTTTATTCAAAGAAGAGACCATCCGATACCTAATACTTCCAACCTTGTGTCTACAATCTATTCACTCTTAGAAAAACAAGTTGTGAAAAATACCTAACGTATAAAATTTTCTCAGATTTATTTTTTCGGAATAAGGGGAATCTATGAACGAATTTTACCGAGATGAATGGGTTTGGATCACAGGTGCCTCTTCTGGGATAGGGAAAGAATTAGTGAAACAAGCATCTGCACAAAATGCGAAACTTTTACTTGCCTCCCGAAAAACAAAAGATTTGGAACAGATAACCAAAGAATTAGGACTAGAAAAAGGGAGATATGCAATTGAAAGATTGGATCTCGAAAACTATAAACAAGTTTCTATTTTTACTAAACGATGTCTTAAAAAATATGGAGTACCAAAGGTAGTCATCCATAACGGTGGGATTAGCCAAAGGTCTTATACAAGGGAAACCAATTTAACGACGATCGAAAAAATTATGAATACCAACTTCTATGGTGCTGTTGAATTAACGCGTGCTATACTGCTAGAAGTTAAGAAACCGATTCATTTTGCTGTGATTTCAAGTGTCGCTGGCAAAATGGGAAGTCCTTTGCGTTCTGCCTATTCTGCATCCAAATTTGCTCTTGTGGGTTTTTTCCACTCGTTACGAGCGGAAGAAGAAAAATCAGGATTATTTGTAACTATGGTTTATCCAGGATTTATCCAAACCAATATTTCAAAAAATGCATTACAGGGTGATGGATCTTCCACGGGAAAAATGGACTCAGTGATTGAATCTGGATTACC from Leptospira levettii encodes the following:
- a CDS encoding SDR family NAD(P)-dependent oxidoreductase, which translates into the protein MNEFYRDEWVWITGASSGIGKELVKQASAQNAKLLLASRKTKDLEQITKELGLEKGRYAIERLDLENYKQVSIFTKRCLKKYGVPKVVIHNGGISQRSYTRETNLTTIEKIMNTNFYGAVELTRAILLEVKKPIHFAVISSVAGKMGSPLRSAYSASKFALVGFFHSLRAEEEKSGLFVTMVYPGFIQTNISKNALQGDGSSTGKMDSVIESGLPVQLCAHRILHAVANKQREVVIAGIKEKFGLFLQTIFPSLFFKMIQNVKVR